In one window of Natator depressus isolate rNatDep1 chromosome 12, rNatDep2.hap1, whole genome shotgun sequence DNA:
- the TMEM30B gene encoding cell cycle control protein 50B gives MSALARAGPDGGPAAPPLTWPAQAGRAGSSAGRAGGAPQRSPGTMAAAAASPCAEPAGRNKPDNTAFTQQRLPAWQPLLSAGTALPLFFCVGLACLALGLGLHFSSGSIRELELDYTGAPGSGHSCSRCANASRAAGAGAGACTCSLRFELPERFPGPVCLYYQLSNYYQNHRRYSVSRDNRQLSGDAAGLRSPATECSPFQTDPRGVPIAPCGAIANSRFNDTFALYHLANGTFHRVPLDNRGISWWTDSNIKFSNPALVNGTLEATFKGTAKPPNWPQAAYLLDSNPNNTGFINEDFIVWMRIAALPTFRKLYRRVREGNFSSGLPQGTYCLNITYNYPVLSFQGTKKVIFSTVSWMGGKNPFLGIVYLVFGSACILTGFVMLAVHIKFQQQNQMDVE, from the exons ATGTCAG CCCTGGCCCGGGCGGGGCCGGATGGCGGGCCGGCGGCTCCGCCCCTCACCTGGCCGGCGCAGGCGGGGCGGGCCGGCTCTTCGGCGGGCCGGGCCGGAGGTGCGCCTCAGcggagcccgggcaccatggctgccgccgccgcctcgCCCTGCGCCGAGCCGGCCGGCCGCAACAAGCCGGACAACACGGCCTTCACGCAGCAGCGCCTGCCGGCCTGGCAGCCGCTGCTGTCGGCGGGCACCGCGCTGCCGCTCTTCTTCTGCGTGGGCCTGGCCTGCctggcgctggggctggggctgcacttCTCCTCGGGCAGCATCCGCGAGCTGGAGCTCGACTACACCGGGGCGCCGGGCAGCGGCCACAGCTGCTCCCGCTGCGCCAACGCCAGCCGggcggccggggccggggccggggcctgcACCTGCTCGCTGCGCTTCGAGCTGCCCGAGCGCTTCCCGGGGCCCGTGTGCCTCTACTACCAGCTCTCCAACTACTACCAGAACCACCGGCGCTACAGCGTCTCCCGCGACAACCGGCAGCTCAGCGGGGACGCCGCGGGGCTCCGGAGCCCCGCCACGGAGTGCAGCCCCTTCCAAACGGACCCCCGGGGCGTCCCCATCGCCCCCTGCGGGGCCATCGCCAACAGCCGCTTCAATGACACCTTCGCCCTCTACCACCTGGCCAACGGCACCTTCCACCGCGTGCCCCTGGACAACCGAGGCATCTCCTGGTGGACCGACTCCAACATCAAGTTCAGCAACCCCGCACTCGTCAATGGCACCCTGGAGGCCACCTTCAAGGGCACAGCCAAGCCCCCCAACTGGCCCCAAGCTGCCTACCTGCTGGACTCCAACCCCAACAACACCGGCTTCATCAACGAGGACTTCATCGTGTGGATGCGCATCGCTGCCCTGCCTACCTTCCGCAAGCTCTACCGCCGCGTGCGTGAGGGCAACTTCTCCTCTGGCCTGCCCCAGGGCACCTACTGCCTCAACATCACCTACAACTACCCTGTCCTCTCCTTCCAGGGCACCAAGAAGGTCATCTTCAGCACTGTTTCCTGGATGGGGGGCAAGAACCCCTTCCTGGGCATTGTCTACCTGGTCTTTGGCTCCGCCTGCATCCTCACTGGCTTTGTCATGCTGGCTGTGCATATCAAGTTCCAGCAACAAAACCAGATGGATGTGGAATAG